The following are encoded together in the Cyanobacterium aponinum PCC 10605 genome:
- a CDS encoding phosphatase PAP2 family protein, with protein sequence MTTFVVTGKLKELDEYLLQTIHENLPGWFIYIARASYFLGEAEVAIFFVLFTLGVLVWKKYWEEAQVMAFSCLFILILIDKIFKPLFAISRPLDRLVENAFGNSYPSGHAAGNLLLYFLICYFISQSYPKLKVFLYSLAVFSLILMGISSAYLRVHWVSDIIASYAVGYIMFVFSITILKSSK encoded by the coding sequence TTGACAACCTTTGTCGTGACAGGAAAGCTGAAAGAATTAGATGAATATTTACTTCAAACTATTCATGAAAACTTACCCGGTTGGTTTATTTATATTGCCAGAGCATCTTATTTTTTAGGAGAAGCTGAAGTAGCTATATTTTTTGTTTTATTTACTTTAGGTGTTTTAGTTTGGAAAAAATATTGGGAAGAAGCTCAAGTAATGGCTTTTTCTTGTCTCTTTATTTTAATTTTAATTGACAAAATTTTTAAACCTTTATTTGCAATTTCTCGCCCTTTAGATCGTTTAGTGGAAAATGCTTTTGGCAACAGCTATCCTAGCGGTCATGCGGCAGGAAATTTACTATTATATTTTCTTATTTGTTATTTTATTTCTCAGTCCTACCCTAAATTAAAAGTATTTTTATACAGTTTAGCAGTCTTTTCACTAATTTTAATGGGTATAAGCAGTGCTTATTTAAGAGTTCATTGGGTGAGTGATATTATTGCTTCTTATGCAGTTGGTTACATTATGTTTGTTTTTTCAATTACTATCTTAAAAAGTTCTAAATAA
- the psbX gene encoding photosystem II reaction center X protein yields the protein MTASLANFLWSLVWGAAIVVIPVTIGLIVVSQADKIR from the coding sequence ATGACTGCTTCTTTAGCTAATTTTCTTTGGAGTTTGGTTTGGGGTGCTGCAATCGTAGTTATTCCCGTTACTATTGGTTTAATTGTCGTTAGCCAAGCGGACAAAATCCGTTAA
- the radA gene encoding DNA repair protein RadA codes for MAKTRTVYICNCCGAESSQWFGKCPSCDTYGSLEEVILNSNGNFSRGGWQSNARPHQKNVTSPQPRISVKFSDIKEEEQPRMNSGYQELDRVLGGGIVPGSLVLIGGDPGIGKSTLLLQTANQLAIRFPRILYVSAEESGQQVKLRASRLGVGVIEEDEEDLNHNHNGNGHKGNQTNQDYSEPNLYVLAETDLEEILRELESLKPQVAIIDSIQTLHFATLNSAPGSVSQVRECTSALMQVAKREGITLFIVGHVTKEGAIAGPRVLEHLVDTVLYFEGDRYASHRLLRSVKNRFGATHEIGIFEMVDHGLDEVSNPSELFLSSRDELAPGTATIVSCEGTRCIVVELQALVSPTSYTSPRRSTTGVDYNRLQQILAVLEKRVGIPLSKLDAYVASAGGLGVEEPAADLGMAIAIVASFRDRTVDPRTVLIGEIGLGGQVRLVSQMELRLKEAAKLGFKRAIVPKGQTYPSDLGLEILCVGKVIDAIVLAIPNQSSSSVDINGDSIVEDQ; via the coding sequence ATGGCAAAAACCAGAACTGTTTATATCTGTAACTGTTGCGGTGCAGAATCTTCTCAGTGGTTCGGAAAATGTCCCAGTTGCGATACTTACGGTTCTTTGGAAGAAGTCATCCTTAATAGTAACGGAAACTTTAGCCGAGGTGGTTGGCAGTCAAATGCTCGTCCTCACCAAAAAAACGTCACTTCCCCACAACCAAGAATTTCTGTCAAGTTTTCTGATATAAAAGAAGAAGAACAACCTCGCATGAATTCTGGCTATCAGGAACTCGATCGAGTCCTAGGAGGGGGAATTGTTCCGGGTTCTTTGGTGTTAATTGGGGGAGATCCCGGTATTGGCAAATCAACCCTATTGTTACAAACTGCTAATCAGTTAGCGATCCGTTTTCCTCGCATTCTTTACGTTTCAGCCGAGGAATCGGGACAACAGGTCAAATTAAGAGCTTCTCGTCTAGGGGTAGGAGTGATAGAAGAAGATGAGGAGGATCTTAATCACAATCATAATGGTAATGGACACAAAGGGAATCAGACTAATCAAGACTATAGTGAACCGAATCTTTATGTTTTAGCAGAAACAGATTTGGAAGAAATTTTAAGGGAATTGGAGTCTCTCAAGCCTCAAGTTGCGATTATTGACAGTATTCAAACTCTTCATTTTGCCACTCTCAACTCTGCTCCCGGCTCTGTCTCTCAAGTAAGAGAATGTACTTCTGCCTTAATGCAGGTTGCAAAGAGAGAGGGAATTACCTTATTTATCGTCGGTCATGTAACTAAAGAAGGTGCGATCGCAGGTCCTAGGGTGTTAGAGCATTTAGTCGACACTGTACTATATTTTGAGGGCGATCGCTACGCTTCCCATCGTTTATTAAGATCTGTGAAAAATCGTTTTGGGGCAACCCATGAAATCGGTATTTTTGAGATGGTGGATCATGGTTTAGACGAAGTTTCTAATCCTTCTGAGTTGTTTTTAAGCAGTAGAGATGAATTAGCCCCCGGTACGGCTACAATCGTTTCCTGTGAGGGGACAAGATGTATAGTTGTTGAGTTACAAGCCTTAGTAAGTCCCACCAGTTATACTTCTCCCCGTCGTTCTACCACAGGGGTTGACTATAATCGACTGCAACAGATTTTAGCGGTTTTAGAAAAACGAGTGGGAATTCCCCTTTCCAAATTAGATGCTTATGTAGCATCCGCAGGGGGATTAGGAGTCGAAGAACCCGCCGCCGATTTAGGCATGGCTATTGCCATTGTGGCTAGTTTTCGCGATCGCACCGTTGACCCCCGTACGGTTTTAATTGGTGAAATAGGTTTAGGGGGGCAAGTACGCTTAGTCTCACAAATGGAATTAAGGCTTAAAGAAGCGGCTAAACTAGGTTTCAAAAGAGCGATCGTTCCTAAAGGTCAAACTTACCCCAGCGATTTAGGTTTAGAGATTCTCTGTGTCGGAAAGGTCATAGATGCGATCGTTTTAGCAATTCCTAATCAATCTTCTTCCTCTGTGGATATAAATGGAGATTCTATTGTTGAAGATCAATAA
- a CDS encoding DNA gyrase/topoisomerase IV subunit A, translating into MAQQLNLLNQGQIIPTALHTEMERSYLEYAMSVIVGRALPDVRDGLKPVHRRILYAMYELGLSPDRPFRKCARVVGDVLGKYHPHGDQAVYDAMVRLVQDFSSRYPLLAGHGNFGSVDNDPAAAMRYTETRLAPISYESLLEEVNDSTVDFTSNFDNSQQEPVVLPAKLPILLLNGCSGIAVGMATNIPPHNLGEIVDGLIALIDRPDLDDNKLIELIPGPDFPTGGEIINPDGIKDAYLTGKGIVTIRGVATIEQLRIEKKRIREKTAIIVTELPFQVNKAGWIEKVADLVNQGKITDIADIRDESDRTGIRVVIELKKDAQPPQVLHQLYKQTALQSNFGIIMLGLVNNKPCQLSLKEVLNEFLQFREQTLKRQYRYELEEKRERIHLLEGLLKALKNIKKVISILSNSADGTTAKNTLQTDLKISEAQANSILAMPLRRITGLEKQKLEEEYKQLQERINQLQQLLEDRNELLKALKKELRSLKRKFADNRKTKILNLKSIKEEKTSKTTTKQTKKESLPSLPLDFSQKMPEDALIHITAKGKIYWRKPATISDTPIVKKNTDLVIYQQTVKPKAEKLIVFFDSGKAYPLSLPDIPAYPTKQTIDRLVSNSATQNDAKPIAYLCLEDTKANGLLMLTQGGYVKRISISELDGLGNRGFQLIKLKPKDSLQFILPVSENSEAAIATNGGRILRLGITEDNVATMGKSAQGNVGIKLRYGEKIIGCEKVDSKSNLLLISALGYGKLLPIKSLRKIRLGDLGNQAFKFKSKEDYLTNILLADETDTLVAKTETDNRYLLDISKLSINNQTEKSLIKLTNDEKIELTIKWWGID; encoded by the coding sequence ATGGCACAACAGTTAAATTTATTGAATCAAGGTCAAATTATTCCTACTGCTTTACATACAGAAATGGAGAGATCCTATTTGGAATATGCTATGAGTGTGATTGTAGGGAGAGCGTTACCAGATGTGAGAGATGGTTTAAAACCTGTTCATAGACGTATTCTGTATGCTATGTATGAATTAGGATTAAGCCCCGATCGCCCTTTCCGCAAATGTGCTAGAGTAGTAGGGGATGTGTTAGGAAAATACCACCCTCACGGCGATCAAGCGGTGTATGATGCAATGGTACGCTTGGTGCAAGATTTTTCTAGTCGTTATCCGTTGTTAGCAGGCCATGGCAATTTTGGCAGTGTGGACAATGACCCTGCGGCGGCGATGCGTTATACTGAAACTCGTCTTGCTCCTATTTCCTACGAGAGTCTATTAGAAGAAGTTAACGATTCTACCGTTGATTTTACCAGCAACTTTGATAATTCTCAACAAGAGCCAGTTGTCCTTCCTGCTAAGTTACCGATTTTATTGTTGAATGGATGCTCTGGTATTGCTGTGGGTATGGCTACCAATATTCCACCCCATAATTTAGGAGAAATTGTTGATGGTTTAATTGCTTTGATTGATCGCCCCGATTTAGATGATAATAAGCTAATAGAGTTGATACCTGGTCCTGATTTTCCCACAGGAGGAGAGATTATTAACCCAGATGGTATTAAAGACGCATATTTGACAGGAAAAGGTATTGTAACTATTCGGGGAGTAGCTACCATTGAACAATTAAGGATAGAAAAGAAACGTATTCGGGAAAAAACTGCCATCATTGTCACAGAATTGCCCTTTCAGGTAAATAAGGCCGGGTGGATTGAAAAAGTAGCAGATTTAGTTAATCAGGGAAAAATTACTGATATTGCTGACATCCGAGATGAGAGCGATCGCACTGGTATTAGAGTTGTGATAGAATTGAAAAAAGATGCCCAACCGCCACAAGTTTTGCATCAACTTTATAAACAAACTGCATTACAAAGTAATTTCGGGATAATTATGCTTGGTTTAGTGAACAATAAACCTTGTCAATTGTCCTTAAAGGAGGTGTTAAATGAGTTTTTACAATTTAGAGAGCAGACTTTAAAAAGGCAATATAGATATGAATTAGAGGAAAAAAGAGAAAGAATTCATTTATTAGAAGGATTGCTAAAAGCATTAAAAAATATTAAAAAAGTTATTTCTATTCTTAGTAATTCCGCCGATGGCACAACAGCAAAAAATACATTACAAACAGATTTAAAAATTTCTGAGGCACAGGCTAACTCTATTCTGGCTATGCCATTGAGGAGAATTACAGGGTTAGAGAAACAAAAATTAGAAGAAGAGTATAAGCAACTGCAAGAGAGAATTAACCAATTACAACAGTTACTCGAAGACAGAAACGAATTACTCAAAGCCTTAAAAAAAGAATTGCGGAGTTTAAAACGTAAATTTGCAGATAATAGAAAGACGAAAATTTTAAACTTAAAGAGTATTAAAGAAGAAAAAACCTCTAAAACTACGACGAAACAGACAAAAAAAGAATCATTGCCTTCCCTCCCCCTCGATTTTTCCCAAAAAATGCCAGAGGATGCTTTAATTCATATTACTGCTAAGGGCAAGATTTATTGGCGTAAACCTGCCACTATTTCTGATACACCCATTGTTAAGAAAAATACTGATTTAGTTATTTATCAACAAACCGTTAAACCCAAAGCAGAAAAATTGATTGTCTTTTTCGATAGCGGGAAGGCTTACCCTCTTTCTCTGCCCGATATTCCTGCTTATCCCACCAAACAAACCATTGATAGACTGGTTTCCAATAGCGCCACTCAAAATGATGCGAAACCCATTGCCTATCTTTGTTTAGAGGATACAAAAGCTAATGGTTTACTGATGTTAACTCAAGGGGGTTATGTGAAGCGAATTAGTATCAGTGAATTAGATGGTTTAGGTAATAGAGGCTTTCAACTGATTAAATTAAAACCGAAAGACTCCCTCCAGTTTATCTTACCAGTAAGCGAAAACTCAGAAGCTGCGATCGCAACTAATGGGGGAAGAATTTTAAGACTAGGAATAACGGAAGATAATGTTGCCACTATGGGTAAAAGTGCGCAAGGAAATGTCGGTATTAAATTAAGATATGGGGAAAAAATCATTGGCTGTGAAAAAGTTGATAGTAAAAGCAATTTATTATTAATTTCTGCGTTAGGATACGGTAAATTATTACCCATTAAAAGTTTGCGTAAAATTCGTTTAGGAGATTTGGGAAATCAGGCATTTAAGTTTAAGAGTAAAGAAGACTATTTAACTAATATTCTCTTAGCAGATGAGACTGATACTCTTGTGGCAAAAACTGAAACTGACAACCGTTATTTATTAGATATAAGTAAACTATCTATTAATAATCAAACGGAGAAATCTTTAATCAAATTAACCAATGATGAAAAAATAGAATTAACAATTAAATGGTGGGGAATTGACTAA
- a CDS encoding copper resistance protein NlpE N-terminal domain-containing protein yields the protein MKYKLILIPTVLLSLLIPNYFLSNSLKAQNSEDIMESVTPAIGDTSQNSLDWNGVYEGILPCASCEGIKTTIILNQDLTFVQQVQYLGIDERTWETKGTFQWNEAGNRITLQGIEQAPNQFIVGENRLIQLDMNGDRISGDLADKYILNKVAQASMTEDFLTDVRWQLTEMMGKPVTKSENQREPIFLIFNSEENRVNGFAGCNNFMGGFELKEGNRLTLKQMASTMMACENMETEISFLRTLEQVDNYTIKDGVLSLNKAKMSPLLVFTMAQ from the coding sequence ATGAAATACAAGTTAATTCTTATACCAACTGTTTTACTAAGTTTGTTAATTCCTAACTATTTTTTGTCAAATTCTCTTAAAGCTCAAAATTCAGAGGATATTATGGAGTCTGTTACTCCCGCCATTGGCGATACCAGTCAAAATTCTTTAGATTGGAATGGTGTTTATGAAGGAATTTTACCATGTGCTAGTTGTGAAGGAATTAAAACTACCATTATTTTGAATCAAGATTTAACTTTTGTTCAACAAGTACAGTATTTAGGAATTGATGAGAGAACATGGGAGACAAAAGGAACATTTCAGTGGAATGAAGCAGGTAATCGGATCACTTTGCAAGGGATTGAACAAGCTCCTAATCAGTTTATTGTAGGAGAAAATAGGTTAATTCAATTAGACATGAACGGCGATCGCATCTCAGGAGATTTAGCGGATAAATACATTTTAAACAAGGTAGCACAAGCATCTATGACTGAAGATTTCCTTACCGATGTTCGTTGGCAATTAACGGAAATGATGGGTAAACCTGTCACAAAAAGTGAAAATCAAAGAGAACCCATTTTTCTCATTTTTAACTCAGAAGAAAATAGAGTCAACGGATTTGCAGGGTGTAATAATTTTATGGGCGGTTTTGAATTAAAAGAAGGCAATCGTTTGACATTAAAACAAATGGCATCAACCATGATGGCTTGTGAAAATATGGAAACAGAAATTAGTTTTTTGCGTACCTTAGAACAAGTGGATAATTACACCATTAAAGATGGGGTGCTAAGTTTAAATAAAGCCAAGATGAGTCCACTATTAGTATTTACAATGGCTCAATAG
- a CDS encoding TolB family protein, whose translation MNGCNSSNVSSFSTSLNSRYNDEQPAISGDGRWLAMVSNRNGRREILLYDLQLRNFVDLPGLNIGNAINDSPSLSRTGRYIAYISSIQGRPDIFIYDRATKQTQLVTQGYRSWLRNPRISPDGRYIVFETAKRGQWDIEVIDLGIRTELDRPDGEVVQ comes from the coding sequence TTGAATGGGTGTAACTCCAGCAATGTTTCTTCTTTTTCCACGTCTCTTAACAGTCGCTATAATGATGAACAACCTGCCATTAGCGGTGATGGTCGTTGGTTGGCAATGGTTTCTAATCGCAATGGACGTAGGGAAATTTTACTCTATGATTTACAATTAAGAAATTTTGTCGATTTACCCGGTTTAAATATTGGTAATGCTATTAATGATAGTCCTAGCTTAAGTCGTACAGGACGTTACATTGCTTATATTTCTAGCATACAAGGCAGACCAGATATTTTTATTTATGATCGAGCAACAAAACAAACTCAGTTGGTAACTCAGGGTTATCGCAGTTGGTTAAGAAATCCTCGTATTAGTCCTGATGGTCGTTATATCGTTTTTGAAACCGCTAAACGAGGTCAATGGGATATTGAAGTTATTGATTTAGGCATTAGAACAGAACTCGATCGCCCCGATGGTGAAGTAGTACAATAA
- a CDS encoding pre-16S rRNA-processing nuclease YqgF, translating into MIFLGFDPGRDKCGLAIVTIDKQILWHEVIKSEDAIASIQQLWSKYQPNKLIIGNLTTSQEWKQKIIDKLNLSSAIEFVDEKNSTLEARGLYWQMYPPKGLGRLIPQSLKVPPRPIDDLVAILLVERYIDKLT; encoded by the coding sequence ATGATATTTTTAGGTTTTGATCCGGGTAGGGATAAATGTGGTTTGGCTATCGTGACAATAGATAAGCAAATTTTATGGCATGAAGTGATAAAAAGTGAAGATGCGATCGCATCCATTCAACAATTGTGGTCTAAGTATCAACCCAATAAGTTAATCATAGGGAATTTGACCACCTCTCAAGAGTGGAAACAGAAAATAATAGATAAACTAAATTTATCATCTGCTATTGAATTCGTAGATGAAAAAAACAGCACATTAGAAGCAAGAGGGCTATACTGGCAAATGTATCCTCCAAAAGGCTTAGGAAGATTAATTCCTCAAAGCCTGAAAGTTCCTCCTCGCCCCATTGATGACCTAGTTGCAATACTGTTAGTGGAACGCTATATAGATAAGCTAACCTGA
- a CDS encoding Ycf66 family protein: protein MVNFGFNSASVLGIVLALAGAGLYLMRSVRPEVSRDHDIFFAAVGLLCGFILFFQGWRLDPILQFSQLLLSGSAIFFAVESIRLRGATSEKVRGSRANSYVEDDRPVNRRVYRAELDQTDAYDDYYEEEEIPRRRLQGTAVRSPRPTTGYEENPRPRRPRRPSSSYNQEPPNPRSRNTSRTRPSRSNYEDWQETPDHWDDESSSPRQDYSRPRNDRGVSPTTGARPKKRRPKSADDIVSSVGTEYVDYQPIEPEQSDYDDSPKGDRPSNPDNFDY from the coding sequence ATGGTTAATTTTGGTTTCAACTCCGCCAGTGTATTGGGTATCGTTTTGGCTTTAGCAGGGGCTGGATTGTATTTAATGCGTTCTGTTAGACCTGAAGTCTCTAGGGATCATGACATCTTTTTTGCCGCAGTCGGCTTACTTTGCGGTTTTATCTTATTCTTTCAAGGGTGGCGGCTAGATCCCATTTTGCAATTTAGTCAACTGTTACTTTCTGGCTCTGCTATCTTTTTTGCCGTTGAGAGTATTCGTTTAAGAGGAGCTACTTCTGAGAAAGTGAGGGGGTCGAGAGCTAACTCCTATGTAGAAGATGATCGCCCTGTTAATCGTCGTGTTTATCGTGCAGAGTTGGATCAAACAGATGCTTATGATGATTATTATGAGGAGGAGGAAATTCCCCGCCGTCGTTTGCAAGGTACAGCCGTAAGAAGCCCTCGCCCTACAACAGGGTATGAAGAAAATCCCCGCCCTCGTCGTCCCCGTCGTCCTTCTAGCAGTTATAATCAAGAGCCTCCTAATCCCCGCAGTCGCAATACTAGCCGAACTCGTCCCAGTCGTTCCAATTATGAAGATTGGCAAGAAACCCCCGATCATTGGGATGATGAATCTTCTTCTCCCCGTCAAGATTATTCTCGCCCTCGGAATGATAGAGGAGTAAGTCCTACTACTGGTGCAAGACCAAAAAAACGTCGTCCGAAGTCTGCTGATGATATTGTTTCTAGCGTTGGCACTGAATATGTGGACTATCAACCCATTGAACCCGAACAATCTGACTATGATGATTCTCCCAAGGGCGATCGCCCCTCAAATCCTGATAATTTCGATTATTAA
- the pgeF gene encoding peptidoglycan editing factor PgeF, which yields MTNSSMWQWRETEKGRFLTCDLLRNWQHGFFTCHFQGDSPDILVSYLNPNASVYRLKQIHSDILFSTATLDSHYLSGADLLEGDGIISSKSLDSVWCASADCTPVLIADKGTGGVMAIHSGWRGTSTAIVPKAIALLQSQGAKLEDLLFALGPAIHGKVYQVNEEVAVEVLKTIFPSDTPSELIIEKALQIENQPILPDEEENKVRLNVTQVISLQIQQQGINLNQIAIAPYCTYQTPEDFFSYRRTKEKKIQWSGIVSH from the coding sequence ATGACTAATTCTTCTATGTGGCAATGGCGAGAGACGGAAAAAGGTAGATTTTTAACCTGTGATTTGCTAAGAAATTGGCAACACGGGTTTTTTACTTGTCATTTTCAGGGAGATTCCCCGGATATTCTCGTTAGTTATTTGAATCCAAATGCTTCTGTTTATCGTCTTAAGCAAATTCATAGTGATATTCTCTTTTCTACTGCAACGTTAGATAGCCACTATTTATCCGGTGCTGATTTATTGGAGGGGGATGGTATTATCTCTAGTAAGTCTTTAGATTCAGTTTGGTGTGCTAGTGCTGATTGTACACCTGTTCTTATTGCTGATAAAGGTACTGGGGGAGTAATGGCAATTCATTCAGGATGGCGTGGAACTTCCACTGCAATTGTACCAAAGGCGATCGCACTTTTACAATCTCAAGGGGCAAAATTAGAAGATTTACTGTTTGCTTTAGGTCCGGCTATTCATGGTAAGGTATATCAAGTCAATGAAGAAGTTGCCGTCGAGGTTTTAAAAACTATTTTCCCTTCAGATACTCCCTCGGAATTAATCATTGAAAAAGCCTTACAAATAGAAAACCAACCAATTTTACCTGATGAGGAGGAAAATAAAGTTAGATTAAATGTGACTCAGGTGATTAGTTTACAAATTCAACAACAAGGAATAAATTTAAATCAAATTGCGATCGCACCCTATTGTACTTATCAAACCCCAGAAGATTTCTTTTCCTATCGTCGCACTAAAGAGAAAAAGATTCAATGGAGCGGTATTGTTTCTCATTAG
- the argS gene encoding arginine--tRNA ligase, whose translation MIEKLRNIFTTALVNAFGEEFANIDPLVVPASNPKFGDYQCNIALPLAKSLQQKPRAIAENIVNHAQTQDFCLPLEIAGPGFINITIKPEYIAEKIKLNQQDERLGVEKVSEKQKVIVDFSSPNIAKEMHVGHLRSTIIGDSIARVLEFRGHDVLRLNHVGDWGTQFGMLIAYLRLEKPEVLTTANVVDIGDLVTLYKQAKIKFDNDAEFQETARQEVVKLQNKDAESIKAWQLLCEQSRKEFEIIYRLLDIKLIERGESFYNPFLPDVIKDLETANILTEDQGAKCVFLDGFVNKEGNPLPLIVQKSDGGYNYATTDLAAIKYRIKEDEAERIIYVTDAGQANHFAQVFQVAKKANFVPDNVELVHVPFGLVLAEDGKKIKTRSGETIKLKDLLKEAVNRAKQDLENRLTTEGRNEEEDFINEVSQIVGLSAVKYADLSQNRTTDYRFSYDKMLALQGNTAPYLLYAYVRVQGISRKGNIDLDKLESNQDILLTEETELVLAKHLLQLDYIIKEVEKDLLPNRLCLYLFELSQKFNQFYDQCPILQAEEEVKLSRLILADLTAKTIKLGLSLLGISVLERM comes from the coding sequence ATGATAGAGAAATTAAGAAATATTTTTACTACCGCTTTAGTGAATGCGTTTGGAGAAGAATTTGCTAATATTGACCCATTAGTTGTTCCAGCTAGTAATCCTAAATTCGGTGATTATCAATGCAATATTGCCCTACCTTTAGCTAAAAGTTTACAACAAAAACCAAGGGCGATCGCAGAAAATATTGTTAATCATGCCCAAACTCAAGATTTTTGCTTACCCTTAGAAATTGCAGGACCGGGTTTTATTAATATTACTATTAAGCCAGAATATATTGCAGAAAAAATAAAATTAAACCAACAAGATGAGAGATTAGGAGTTGAAAAAGTAAGTGAAAAACAAAAAGTAATTGTTGATTTTTCAAGTCCAAATATTGCTAAAGAAATGCACGTGGGGCATTTAAGATCTACTATTATTGGAGATAGTATAGCTCGTGTATTAGAATTCAGAGGGCATGATGTTTTAAGACTTAATCATGTGGGTGATTGGGGTACACAATTTGGAATGTTAATTGCCTATTTACGCCTAGAAAAACCCGAAGTTTTAACTACAGCCAATGTAGTGGATATAGGTGATTTAGTTACTCTTTATAAACAAGCAAAAATCAAATTTGATAACGATGCAGAATTTCAAGAAACTGCCCGTCAAGAAGTAGTAAAACTGCAAAATAAAGATGCAGAAAGTATCAAAGCATGGCAATTATTATGTGAACAATCCCGTAAAGAATTTGAAATTATTTATCGGCTATTGGATATTAAATTAATAGAGAGAGGGGAATCTTTTTATAATCCTTTTTTACCCGATGTTATTAAAGATTTAGAGACTGCGAATATCTTAACAGAAGATCAAGGAGCAAAATGTGTTTTTCTTGATGGTTTTGTGAATAAAGAAGGAAATCCTTTACCCCTAATTGTACAAAAATCCGACGGTGGTTATAACTATGCAACTACTGATTTAGCCGCAATAAAGTATCGTATTAAAGAAGATGAAGCAGAAAGAATAATTTATGTAACAGATGCTGGACAAGCTAATCATTTTGCTCAAGTTTTCCAAGTAGCAAAAAAAGCCAATTTTGTGCCTGACAATGTGGAATTAGTCCATGTACCTTTTGGCTTAGTTCTAGCAGAAGATGGCAAAAAAATCAAGACTCGCTCAGGTGAAACTATTAAATTAAAAGACTTATTAAAAGAAGCAGTAAATAGAGCGAAACAAGACTTAGAAAATAGATTAACAACCGAGGGAAGAAATGAAGAAGAAGATTTTATTAATGAGGTTAGTCAAATAGTAGGATTAAGTGCTGTAAAATATGCAGATTTAAGTCAAAATCGCACCACTGATTATCGTTTTAGTTATGATAAAATGTTAGCACTGCAAGGGAACACTGCACCTTACCTTTTATATGCTTATGTAAGAGTGCAAGGCATCAGCAGAAAAGGTAATATTGACTTAGATAAATTAGAATCAAATCAGGATATTCTTCTTACGGAAGAAACAGAATTAGTCTTAGCAAAACATCTTTTACAGTTAGACTATATCATCAAGGAAGTAGAGAAAGATTTATTACCTAATCGTCTTTGTTTATATCTATTTGAATTAAGTCAAAAATTCAATCAATTTTATGATCAGTGTCCTATTTTACAGGCAGAAGAAGAAGTTAAATTGTCTCGTTTAATTTTGGCAGATTTAACGGCAAAAACTATTAAATTAGGTTTATCGCTATTGGGTATTTCTGTTTTAGAAAGAATGTAA
- a CDS encoding TerC family protein: MLEQILHPSIDFGIDTAFILVILVALEAVLSADNAIALASIAQGLKDSKQQRYALNVGLLMAYVLRITLIITAAWIVKFWQFELLGGLYLLWLTFRYFVNSNQENGEDDENSKLNFKNLWQAIPIIAFTDLAFSLDSVTTAIAVADEIWLIIAGGTIGVIALRFLAGLFIHWIQIFTHLEDAGFITVGLVGLRLILKVAYPSLVPPEWLMIGIIIGMFTWGFSEKNDLEVKDSPES; the protein is encoded by the coding sequence ATGTTAGAGCAAATTTTACATCCTTCTATCGATTTCGGTATTGATACTGCTTTTATTTTAGTGATTTTGGTTGCGTTGGAAGCTGTATTATCTGCGGATAATGCCATAGCTTTAGCCTCTATTGCTCAAGGCTTAAAAGACTCTAAACAACAACGATACGCCTTAAATGTTGGGTTACTAATGGCTTATGTTTTAAGAATAACCTTGATTATTACCGCCGCTTGGATTGTTAAATTTTGGCAGTTTGAATTATTAGGAGGATTATACTTACTCTGGCTAACTTTTCGTTATTTCGTCAATTCAAATCAAGAAAATGGTGAAGACGATGAAAACTCAAAACTGAATTTCAAAAACCTGTGGCAGGCAATACCGATTATTGCTTTTACTGATTTGGCTTTTTCCTTAGATAGTGTCACCACTGCCATTGCTGTTGCTGATGAAATCTGGTTAATTATCGCAGGAGGTACTATTGGAGTTATTGCCCTACGTTTCTTAGCTGGTTTGTTTATCCATTGGATTCAAATATTTACCCATTTAGAAGACGCAGGATTTATTACTGTTGGTTTAGTAGGCCTCCGTCTTATTCTTAAAGTGGCTTATCCTTCTTTAGTCCCTCCAGAATGGCTTATGATTGGTATTATTATTGGAATGTTTACTTGGGGATTCTCGGAAAAGAACGATTTAGAAGTTAAAGATTCTCCTGAATCCTAA